A genome region from Mycolicibacterium litorale includes the following:
- a CDS encoding Rv0340 family IniB-related protein, whose protein sequence is MANSLLDFVMSLVRDPDAAARYAADPDAALAHAQLTDVTSIDVDNLIPVVTESMPMAAPSTGVDAFGAELAGNVWASGAATAAFDAFDDPAPASGVIDTGAPLIDTAQAMAPAVDALDQPATLVDDLTPQLTDPAFDDASPAGADLADVWSAAVDDAQPADHAPGFDLFD, encoded by the coding sequence ATGGCTAACTCGCTACTCGACTTCGTGATGTCGCTGGTGCGGGATCCCGATGCCGCTGCACGGTACGCCGCCGATCCCGACGCGGCCCTCGCACACGCTCAGCTGACCGACGTGACCAGTATCGACGTCGACAACCTCATCCCTGTGGTGACCGAGTCGATGCCGATGGCCGCCCCGTCGACCGGGGTGGACGCGTTCGGTGCCGAGCTGGCGGGCAACGTCTGGGCCAGCGGCGCGGCCACCGCGGCATTCGATGCGTTCGACGATCCGGCCCCCGCGTCGGGTGTCATCGACACCGGCGCGCCCCTCATCGACACGGCGCAGGCGATGGCCCCGGCGGTCGACGCCCTCGACCAGCCGGCCACCCTTGTCGACGACCTGACGCCCCAGCTCACCGATCCGGCGTTCGACGATGCTTCGCCCGCCGGCGCCGACCTCGCCGACGTGTGGAGTGCGGCCGTCGACGACGCCCAGCCTGCGGACCACGCCCCGGGGTTCGACCTCTTCGACTGA
- a CDS encoding IniB N-terminal domain-containing protein — protein MNIIDFILDLFRNPASAASFVVDPDGALRDAGLPNVTAAQLASVAATAAPAGYALGGGDPIVGLQRAVADHHQLASNFASPFSPQTSFAPTTEFASRNDTDLLSGNNVPIASPDQAAGANAQNGAFNLGFGDITLGDKTSNTATNGGVVVGGDNDGDIVSGDGAALGDGNTMNNGDILAGSGSNVVVGKDNEVEDNSQTAGGDLIADNDAPVLNDVDTSGGNGGGADGGGSLIGIGGGNAVGGDGGNGGGIIITDNDVNAGTQIDGDYGSDNVEDNSINTSVETNTSTSTESSIEDNSSSYESNIGSGNETAIGSGNETNTDLFSGNDTGFETNTGIETDVASNNNTNTDLDAF, from the coding sequence ATGAACATCATTGACTTCATCCTCGATCTGTTCCGCAACCCGGCCTCGGCCGCGTCCTTCGTCGTCGACCCGGACGGCGCCCTGCGCGACGCGGGTCTGCCGAACGTGACGGCCGCCCAGCTGGCCTCGGTGGCCGCCACGGCCGCGCCGGCCGGTTACGCCCTCGGCGGTGGTGACCCGATCGTCGGCCTGCAGCGGGCGGTGGCCGACCACCACCAGCTGGCGTCGAACTTCGCCTCGCCGTTCTCGCCGCAGACCTCGTTCGCGCCGACGACCGAGTTCGCGAGCCGCAACGACACCGATCTGCTCAGCGGGAACAACGTGCCGATCGCGAGCCCCGACCAGGCTGCCGGCGCCAACGCCCAGAACGGTGCGTTCAACCTGGGCTTCGGTGACATCACCCTGGGTGACAAGACCTCCAACACCGCCACCAACGGCGGCGTGGTGGTCGGCGGGGACAACGACGGCGACATCGTCAGCGGTGACGGCGCGGCCCTCGGTGACGGCAACACCATGAACAACGGCGACATCCTCGCCGGCTCCGGCTCCAACGTGGTCGTCGGCAAGGACAACGAGGTCGAGGACAACTCGCAGACCGCGGGTGGCGACCTGATCGCCGACAACGACGCCCCGGTGCTCAACGACGTCGACACCAGCGGTGGCAACGGCGGTGGCGCCGACGGCGGCGGCAGCCTCATCGGCATCGGTGGCGGCAACGCGGTCGGCGGTGACGGCGGCAACGGCGGCGGAATCATCATCACCGACAACGACGTCAACGCCGGCACCCAGATCGACGGTGACTACGGCAGCGACAACGTCGAGGACAACTCGATCAACACCTCGGTGGAGACCAACACCTCGACGTCCACCGAGAGCTCGATCGAGGACAACTCCTCGAGCTACGAGTCCAACATCGGTTCGGGCAACGAGACCGCGATCGGGTCGGGCAACGAGACCAACACCGACCTGTTCTCCGGCAACGACACCGGCTTCGAGACCAACACCGGTATCGAGACCGACGTCGCCTCGAACAACAACACCAACACCGATCTGGACGCCTTCTGA
- a CDS encoding Hsp70 family protein, whose protein sequence is MTEPLGLSIGMTNLVAARVGRPPVIRRAILTLFSDRAPEVGVPAENPNLDQPGLVLSGFVDRVGDPVPIVAADGSAHRGELVLAEALDAMARAVDGGSPIAIAVPAHWGPGSVGALRGALRARPNLAPHGVPAALIPDSTAALAALQAAPGLPGQGVVVLVDLGGSGTSVSLADAGANLDTVGQTVRYPEFSGDAIDQALLNHVLVGIADAGSADPAGTAAVGSLARLRDECRQAKERLSAETATAVPVELPGVHSDIRVTRPELEQLISEPLGGLLNAIEDTLQRNHIPPANVSAVATVGGGAAIPLVTQRLSERLRAPVVTTPESQLNVAAGAALVANQSADADAPTGMAPAADAPTGLAPAAWAAGAAGLAAGETAADGASSATFRALAWSQDDAPAGEPVPYTGEDYDPSATGARPPMAFASDDTGYGAAYDEEPGPLPWYKRPPVLFGAAAAAALLAVGGLAVTLTSNEGDSSPVTETATTVSMEPSPQAPPPPVTTVTVGPDGRATTTVSQPPPPPPPTTTQATTTTTQPTTTTTTTTTTATTTTTQPTTTRPTTTQPTTTQAPPPTTTVAPPPTTVDPPDPPTSIPVPDDGA, encoded by the coding sequence ATGACCGAACCCCTGGGGTTGTCGATCGGGATGACGAACCTGGTGGCCGCCCGAGTTGGCCGCCCGCCGGTGATCCGACGAGCCATCCTCACCCTCTTCTCCGACCGGGCTCCGGAAGTCGGTGTGCCCGCCGAGAACCCGAACCTCGATCAGCCCGGCCTGGTGCTGAGCGGTTTCGTCGACCGGGTCGGCGACCCGGTCCCCATCGTCGCCGCGGACGGTTCCGCCCACCGCGGCGAGCTGGTGCTGGCCGAAGCCCTCGACGCGATGGCGCGGGCGGTGGACGGCGGTTCGCCGATCGCGATCGCGGTTCCCGCCCACTGGGGTCCGGGTTCGGTCGGTGCGTTGCGCGGGGCCCTGCGGGCGCGGCCGAACCTCGCGCCGCACGGGGTGCCCGCCGCGCTGATCCCCGATTCGACGGCCGCGCTGGCCGCACTGCAGGCCGCGCCCGGACTGCCCGGCCAGGGCGTGGTGGTGCTCGTCGATCTCGGCGGCAGTGGCACCAGCGTGTCGCTCGCCGATGCGGGCGCCAACCTCGACACCGTGGGCCAGACCGTGCGGTACCCGGAGTTCTCCGGCGATGCGATCGACCAGGCCCTGCTCAACCATGTGCTCGTCGGTATCGCCGACGCCGGCAGTGCCGACCCCGCCGGCACTGCAGCGGTCGGATCGCTGGCCCGTCTCCGCGACGAGTGCAGACAGGCCAAGGAACGTCTCTCCGCCGAGACCGCCACCGCGGTGCCCGTCGAACTGCCGGGGGTGCACTCCGACATCCGGGTGACCCGGCCCGAACTCGAGCAGCTGATCTCCGAACCGCTCGGCGGACTGCTGAACGCGATCGAAGACACGTTGCAGCGCAACCACATTCCGCCGGCCAACGTGTCGGCGGTCGCTACCGTGGGCGGCGGGGCGGCCATCCCGCTGGTGACGCAGCGGCTGTCCGAGCGGTTGCGGGCCCCGGTCGTCACGACCCCGGAGTCGCAGCTCAACGTCGCCGCGGGCGCGGCCCTGGTGGCCAACCAGAGCGCCGACGCCGACGCCCCGACCGGGATGGCGCCCGCCGCCGACGCCCCGACCGGTCTTGCGCCCGCCGCGTGGGCCGCCGGTGCGGCAGGCCTGGCCGCCGGGGAGACCGCGGCCGACGGCGCATCGTCGGCGACGTTCCGCGCCCTGGCCTGGTCACAGGACGACGCGCCCGCGGGAGAACCCGTGCCGTACACCGGTGAGGACTACGACCCGTCCGCGACCGGAGCCCGTCCGCCGATGGCGTTCGCGTCCGACGACACCGGTTACGGCGCCGCCTACGACGAGGAACCAGGACCGCTGCCCTGGTACAAGCGGCCGCCGGTGCTGTTCGGTGCGGCCGCCGCGGCGGCGCTACTCGCCGTCGGCGGGTTGGCAGTCACGCTGACCAGCAACGAGGGCGATTCGTCGCCGGTGACCGAGACGGCGACGACCGTGTCGATGGAACCGTCACCGCAGGCGCCGCCCCCGCCGGTCACGACCGTCACCGTGGGCCCGGACGGCCGGGCGACCACGACGGTGAGCCAGCCGCCCCCGCCGCCGCCACCGACGACGACGCAGGCCACGACGACCACCACGCAGCCGACCACCACGACGACCACGACCACCACCACGGCGACGACGACGACCACGCAGCCGACCACCACGCGCCCGACCACCACACAGCCGACGACCACACAGGCGCCGCCGCCGACCACCACGGTCGCACCGCCGCCGACGACGGTCGACCCGCCCGACCCGCCGACCTCGATTCCCGTCCCCGACGACGGCGCCTGA
- the iniR gene encoding isoniazid response ATPase/transcriptional regulator IniR: MTSPSPHRQADVPAAAREVVAAIETDPATPAKVLVTGGIGTGKSTVLAAVRSALRSAGRAVLSRPRRRDDPADAAVVVDDAHLLDDAEIERLTDLVADSAATVVIATQPLAHHPALRALVTALERENPSVTLGSVPPVEVGRAVAATLGAAPAPEVVRLVTTVTAGLPFLLRPALAAVGDGAAAVRQATRIALSERLRRLDEPLLDTLLVASLSPELGPDDVAAALHMTSDAGLAAVDRARASGLLEPSYHHSFLRAVHDGIAQIAGAARHHDIEVSLLRSQLELCTLTADLALRMAEHGLRDERLATALADLATRTGDDPARAARLYRAAADAGATALSARLADALALTGDCSTAGRLADELLTSPDAGERAAAVRISASIAMHDGSATQALDLFRWLGPSSDALLSAAGTVAALAAGDAGTAKELSQTQSAGPPTSTARAARSLAEGLVLSLDEPYPVAVARLGQSLGPEQRRAEVTPDSPAALVTLAALHGGDPVRARSVIGRAVRGGDEDAIFVTHRHRLLLGWTHMQDGQLQAAAASVPRADAGLHRRDALWATALQTAIARRSGDSGAMQMHWFSAMEVLAEYSVDLFALLPLGELWVAAARLRQVERLQHTLDEAFALLRALGDPVLWSVPLHWAGVHAGILANSPEAVAPHGQALTAASRDERAQSAFAKALATAGRTWLRVLANHVEVEEVTAAARALAQFGHTWDATRLAGQAALQTPDARVSQAMLQLARDLKQTVAAPDIPVEVAAPGRAAAEPVPAPAPARPASAQLSEREREVAELLLLGMPYRDIGAQLFISAKTVEHHVARIRRRLGAESRSEMLSMLRALLAPSG; encoded by the coding sequence ATGACGAGCCCGTCGCCGCACCGGCAGGCGGATGTCCCGGCCGCCGCCCGCGAGGTCGTCGCGGCGATCGAAACCGATCCGGCGACGCCGGCGAAGGTGCTGGTCACCGGCGGGATCGGCACCGGCAAGTCGACGGTGCTCGCAGCGGTGCGCTCCGCACTGCGGTCCGCGGGCCGTGCGGTGCTGTCCCGCCCGCGGCGACGCGACGATCCTGCGGATGCGGCGGTCGTCGTCGACGATGCGCACCTGCTCGACGACGCCGAGATCGAACGGCTCACCGACCTGGTGGCCGACTCGGCCGCGACCGTGGTGATCGCTACCCAACCGCTGGCCCATCATCCGGCGCTGCGTGCCCTGGTCACCGCACTGGAGCGCGAAAACCCCTCTGTCACACTGGGTTCCGTCCCGCCGGTGGAAGTGGGCCGGGCAGTCGCCGCGACGCTGGGCGCCGCGCCGGCGCCTGAGGTGGTCCGATTGGTCACGACGGTCACCGCGGGTCTGCCGTTCCTGCTGCGCCCCGCGCTCGCCGCGGTCGGCGACGGGGCGGCCGCGGTCCGGCAGGCCACCCGCATCGCGCTGAGCGAACGGCTGCGCCGCCTCGACGAACCGCTGCTCGACACGCTGCTGGTGGCGTCGCTGAGTCCCGAGCTGGGGCCCGACGACGTCGCCGCGGCGCTGCACATGACCTCCGACGCCGGGCTGGCCGCGGTCGACCGGGCCCGCGCGAGCGGTCTGCTGGAACCGAGCTACCACCACAGCTTCCTGCGCGCCGTGCACGACGGGATCGCGCAGATCGCCGGCGCCGCGCGCCATCATGACATCGAGGTGTCGCTGCTGCGCTCGCAGCTCGAATTGTGCACGTTGACAGCCGATTTGGCGCTGCGCATGGCCGAGCACGGGTTACGCGACGAGCGGCTGGCCACGGCCCTCGCCGACCTGGCGACGCGCACCGGCGACGATCCGGCCCGCGCGGCGCGGCTGTACCGGGCCGCCGCGGACGCGGGCGCCACCGCGCTGAGCGCCCGACTCGCCGACGCGCTCGCACTGACCGGGGACTGCAGCACGGCGGGGCGCCTCGCCGACGAACTCCTCACCTCGCCGGATGCCGGCGAGCGTGCCGCGGCGGTGCGGATCTCGGCGAGCATCGCCATGCACGACGGCAGTGCCACCCAGGCACTCGACCTGTTCCGCTGGCTCGGGCCGTCGTCGGATGCGCTGTTGAGCGCGGCCGGCACCGTCGCGGCTCTCGCCGCGGGCGACGCGGGCACCGCCAAAGAGCTGTCGCAGACACAATCCGCCGGGCCGCCCACGTCGACCGCGCGGGCGGCCCGCAGCCTCGCCGAAGGCCTCGTGCTGTCCCTCGATGAGCCCTATCCGGTCGCGGTGGCGCGGTTGGGACAGTCGCTGGGCCCGGAGCAGCGCCGGGCGGAAGTCACCCCGGATTCCCCGGCGGCGCTGGTGACGCTGGCCGCACTGCACGGTGGCGATCCGGTGCGCGCCCGCAGCGTGATCGGCCGCGCGGTCCGGGGCGGGGACGAGGATGCGATCTTCGTCACGCATCGGCACCGGTTGCTGCTGGGTTGGACGCACATGCAGGACGGCCAGCTGCAGGCGGCGGCCGCGAGCGTTCCCCGGGCGGACGCCGGGCTGCACCGGCGGGACGCGCTGTGGGCCACCGCGCTGCAGACCGCGATCGCGCGCCGCAGCGGGGACAGCGGCGCCATGCAGATGCACTGGTTCTCCGCGATGGAGGTGCTGGCCGAGTACTCCGTTGACCTGTTCGCGCTGCTTCCGCTCGGTGAGCTGTGGGTGGCTGCCGCGCGGCTGCGTCAGGTCGAGCGGTTGCAGCACACCCTCGACGAGGCGTTCGCGCTCCTTCGTGCGCTGGGCGATCCGGTGCTGTGGTCGGTTCCCCTGCACTGGGCGGGCGTGCACGCCGGCATCCTGGCCAACTCCCCTGAGGCGGTCGCACCGCACGGACAGGCGCTGACCGCCGCCAGCCGTGACGAACGCGCACAGAGCGCGTTCGCGAAAGCGCTGGCCACGGCCGGTCGGACCTGGTTGCGGGTGCTGGCCAACCACGTCGAGGTCGAGGAGGTGACGGCCGCGGCCCGCGCGCTCGCGCAGTTCGGCCACACCTGGGATGCGACTCGACTGGCGGGTCAGGCGGCGCTGCAGACTCCCGACGCCCGGGTCTCGCAGGCGATGCTCCAGTTGGCGCGCGACCTCAAGCAGACGGTCGCCGCCCCCGATATCCCGGTGGAGGTGGCGGCGCCCGGCCGGGCCGCGGCCGAACCCGTGCCGGCGCCGGCCCCTGCGCGACCGGCCTCGGCACAGCTGTCGGAGCGTGAGCGCGAGGTGGCCGAGCTACTGCTGCTGGGCATGCCCTACCGCGACATCGGTGCGCAGCTGTTCATCTCAGCGAAGACCGTCGAGCACCACGTGGCGCGGATCCGGCGGCGTCTCGGGGCGGAGTCGCGCTCCGAGATGTTGTCGATGTTGCGCGCCCTGCTGGCTCCTTCGGGCTAG
- the iniA gene encoding isoniazid-induced dynamin-like GTPase IniA, translating to MTPPNDTRRVAAGGPANSVAAGGPANSVVLELIEHTTKIAEAQDRGDLVARLARARKRIGDPQIRVVIAGQLKQGKSLLLNSLLNMPVARVGDDESTVLATVVSYAEQPSARLVVARPEGEEPELVEIPTTDLGKDLRRAPQAGGREVLRVEVTVPSPLLKGGLAFVDTPGVGGHGQPHLSATLGLLPDADAMLMISDTSQEFTEPEMTFIRQALEICPVAAIVATKTDLYPHWRQVADANRVHLQRAGVTTPMIPVSSTLRSHAVQLNDKELNEESNFPAIVKFLSEEVLSRNTDRVRIQVVNEIRAAAEHLTMAVQSELSALNDPQARGNLTADLERRKQEAQDALQHTALWQQVLNDGIADLTADVDHDLRQRFRNITFHTERVIDAGDPTLHWAEIGAELEEAVATAVGDNFVWAYQRAEALAAEVARTFMEAGLDAVRMPAIDAREMGAEFSEFRSLAHLEAKPLKLGHKIVTGMRGSYGGVLMFGMLTSFAGLGMFNPLSLGAGFVLGRKAYKEDMENRMLRVRSEAKTNVRRFVDDVAFVVGKESRDRLKGIQRQLRDHYREIANQTTRSLNESLQATIAAAKLEESERNTRVKELERQLNILRQVVEHAEKLGAPAAAPVAAT from the coding sequence ATGACGCCACCGAACGACACCCGCAGAGTCGCGGCCGGCGGGCCGGCCAATTCAGTCGCGGCCGGCGGGCCGGCCAATTCAGTCGTCCTCGAGCTCATCGAGCACACGACGAAGATCGCCGAAGCCCAGGACCGCGGCGACCTCGTGGCGCGACTGGCGCGGGCGCGCAAGCGCATCGGGGATCCGCAGATCCGGGTGGTGATCGCCGGTCAGCTCAAACAGGGCAAGAGCCTGCTGCTCAACTCGCTGCTGAACATGCCGGTGGCGCGGGTCGGCGACGACGAGTCGACCGTACTGGCCACCGTCGTGTCCTATGCCGAGCAGCCGTCGGCGCGCTTGGTGGTGGCCCGGCCCGAAGGGGAGGAACCCGAACTCGTCGAGATCCCGACCACCGACCTGGGCAAGGATCTGCGGCGCGCGCCACAGGCCGGCGGCCGCGAGGTGCTGCGCGTCGAGGTGACTGTGCCCAGCCCGCTGCTCAAGGGCGGTCTGGCGTTCGTCGACACCCCGGGTGTCGGCGGGCACGGCCAGCCCCACCTGTCGGCGACGCTGGGTCTGCTGCCCGATGCCGACGCGATGCTGATGATCAGCGACACGAGCCAGGAGTTCACCGAACCGGAGATGACGTTCATCCGGCAGGCGCTGGAGATCTGCCCGGTCGCCGCGATCGTCGCGACCAAGACCGACCTGTATCCGCACTGGCGCCAGGTCGCCGACGCCAACCGCGTCCACCTGCAGCGCGCCGGCGTCACCACGCCGATGATCCCTGTGTCCTCGACGCTGCGCAGCCACGCCGTGCAGCTCAACGACAAGGAACTCAACGAAGAGTCCAACTTCCCGGCGATCGTGAAGTTCCTGTCCGAGGAGGTGCTCTCGCGCAACACCGACCGCGTCCGGATACAGGTGGTCAACGAGATCCGCGCCGCCGCCGAACATCTCACGATGGCGGTGCAGTCCGAGCTGTCCGCGCTCAACGACCCGCAGGCCCGCGGCAATCTGACCGCCGATCTCGAGCGGCGCAAACAGGAGGCGCAGGACGCACTGCAGCACACCGCGCTGTGGCAGCAGGTTCTCAACGACGGCATCGCCGACCTGACCGCCGACGTCGACCACGACCTGCGGCAGCGCTTCCGCAACATCACCTTTCACACCGAACGGGTCATCGACGCCGGCGATCCCACCCTGCACTGGGCCGAGATCGGCGCCGAACTCGAAGAGGCCGTCGCCACCGCCGTGGGCGACAACTTCGTGTGGGCGTATCAGCGCGCCGAGGCGCTGGCCGCCGAGGTGGCCCGCACGTTCATGGAGGCGGGTCTCGACGCGGTCCGGATGCCCGCGATCGACGCCAGGGAGATGGGCGCGGAGTTCTCCGAGTTCCGTTCGCTGGCCCACCTCGAGGCCAAACCGCTCAAGCTCGGCCACAAGATCGTCACCGGGATGCGCGGCTCCTACGGCGGCGTGCTGATGTTCGGCATGCTGACGTCATTCGCCGGGTTGGGCATGTTCAACCCGCTGTCGCTCGGCGCCGGCTTCGTCCTCGGCCGCAAGGCCTACAAAGAGGACATGGAGAACCGGATGCTCCGGGTACGCAGCGAGGCCAAGACCAACGTGCGCCGGTTCGTCGACGACGTGGCGTTCGTCGTCGGCAAGGAGTCGCGTGACCGGCTCAAGGGAATTCAGCGGCAACTGCGCGACCACTATCGCGAGATCGCCAACCAGACGACCCGCTCACTCAACGAATCACTGCAGGCCACGATCGCCGCGGCCAAGCTCGAGGAGTCCGAGCGCAACACCCGCGTCAAGGAACTCGAACGGCAGCTCAACATCCTGCGGCAGGTCGTCGAACACGCCGAGAAGCTCGGCGCACCGGCCGCGGCGCCGGTTGCGGCGACCTGA